Part of the Pseudoliparis swirei isolate HS2019 ecotype Mariana Trench chromosome 18, NWPU_hadal_v1, whole genome shotgun sequence genome is shown below.
TCTCTCTTCTAGAATGACTTGAGGGAAATCAAACAGAAATTCAATGACTAATATTACATGTAATGATGCTTTATATCTACGTACGTCCCTCTAGGCTTACATCTGTTTTACGAGACCCCGTTTTTGTCTTCGAAATGACGCGTTTCCTAATGAATCGCTAGGATAGCAATCAAAGATAAGATGTCCTAAGTAAAGCAAAATTCCCGCATGTATCAAAAGAGAAATTCATAAAGGTTCAACATGACCTGCCTCCTTAAATTCCTCACAATGCAACACTTGTACTGAGTAACCGAGACTCCTGGATGAGAAGGAACACAACAGAAGGTCTTCAATCCAGCTCGTGTCTTTTACTATCACTGAAATTACAGCTGGCTTGAGTACCGTGTGTCCTTGATGGATTATTAACTAAAGTGAACTAATCTTTATAGTCTGCAGAAAACGTCAGACTGCTGCCAATTGCAGGAGATGTCCGGTGGTCGAAGTATCTCGCTCCTCTACGGCAGCCGGAGAGACGCTCTTTGTTGATCGATCGATCGGAAAAAGCCCAAAACAACAGAGGACAATACACCTGAACTCTGAGGatttttgcttttctttgttgAAGTTTAAAgggaaaccttttttaaattatgagtGCAGCTGATTGACAACGTCTGAAATGCACTGAAAAGCAACTTTGGGTGTGTTGATCTTTGCTCTCGATATTGGTGTATATATAACTGGAGTTGAGGTTATatttataatagatatatattattatatatatatagcattccTAACGATAGTTCAGATAGGCGTGTTAGTGAAACTGAACTGAGCATGGTCGGGACCGGTGGCCCCGTGGCCACTTTCTCTGTGTGGGATTATGTGGTGTTTGCCGGAACCATCTTGGGGGCATCGGGCATCGGCCTTTTCCAGGCCATCCGGGGCCGCAAGGAGACGAGCAGCGCCGAGTTCCTGCTGGGCGGACGGCAAATGACGGCCGTGCCGGTCGCCATGTCGCTCACTGCCAGCTTCATGTCTGGCATCACGGTCATCGGCACGCCGACCGAGGCTTACCGGTTCGGGGTTCCCTTCTGGCTCTTCGGCTTCTCTTACGCCATCATGTCGGTCGTCACCGCCGAGGTCTTTGTGCCGCTTTTCTACAGACTGGGGATCACCAGCGCCTACGAGGTGAGGAAATGGCACGCGCTTATTACAcggttattattgttattatggtGCAGCACAGAAATACATgacttttaaatacattttcaattcagtttattttgtgtagccccaatatcacaaacgtgcctcagagggctttacaatctgtacacatacgacatccctgacctttgacctcacatcggatcaggaaaaactccccaaaaatcaGAAAAAAGCCCTTTCAGGggtaaaagagagaagaaacctccaggagagcaacagaggatccctctccaggatagacacaagcaatagatgtcatgtgaccagatgagcagcgttaaaaacacattcaatgaatatgatatgtatgaataattagtcaaATGCACGGACCATGATCAAGATTTCCACAACCCATGATACAGACACAGTCACGTTAATGTGGTTAACGACACATCCGGTCCAGTAGATTTAATGGCAACGAAACGCGGGGCGGAATCCAACTGCTGTAAAAGTTTGTCCTTCGAAAGGAGTGTCATGAGTTAAAATACGTGAACAAGGAAACAAACATGTTTCAAATCATGTAGCTTCTTCCCGTCGGCAGCCGGGCTCGTAAACAGAGGCCGGGCCCCCGCTGACGGACTCTTGGACACTTCCCTGCACACCTCTTTATacttcatatttaaaatgtcacatgtcactgtaacccttgtgttgccttcgggtcaatttgacccgattcaatgtttcaccctcctgtcgccttcgggtcaatatgacccgattcaatgtttaaccctcctgttacctttatatttactaacatattttacccttgaggtcaatatgaccccagctattaaaatctccagaaaattattagaattaatattgtttttcaagtttaagtgtgaggtactttatgtttgtttgttgactcccgaaagaacaccgacattaaacattgaatcggatcaaattgacccgaaggcgacaggagggttaaatattgaatcgggtcaaaatgacccgaaggcaacacaagggttaacaaacACACTTACAGCACTGTTAtctgtttgtgcactttattttaactCATACCATTGtatatttaatgtgtaaattcttgcactatgttgactgttgattgttgttgttttgtttgtccgtCTAATATACACACcggccgccaagtcaaattatTCGCGTGtccaacacacaaataaatatataaataaatgttcctgATTCTGATGTTGATGTCCAAACTAAACCGATGTGTGAACACTTTCATGACGTCAGACTGTGTTTTCCTTCCCTAGTACCTGGAGATGCGCTTCAGCCGGCCCATTCGGATAATCGGAACGTCAATGTACATCGCACAGACGGTAACTGAAACCTGCTTTTCAATATTCAAccactttttttgtatttagatgattaaaaacaaaagtacaAACGCATGCAGAATGGAACAAGCATCTGTAATTAACAGGGTAAACAGACGGCCTGTTGGACTTAATGTAAAACTGATCCTAGACACGAGGATGACCATGAATCATGATCGTCATGTTTCCATCTAATTAACTAATGGCGCCATCTGTTTCCAGGCCCTCTACACCGGGTTGGTCATCTACGCTCCGGCTCTGGCACTCAATCAAAGTGAGTTCGCAGGAGGGCGGGTGTTGCAAAAACGTGGTCTGAATAGAACTTTGTGTACAGGCACAGGTGTTCTTTTTGAGTTCTAAACCTAAAAACCTAAAAGAAGAGGAAACCAGATGTGTTTTCCTTTTGAATAAAGGAGGAAAATCAtcggttaaaaaaacaaaacaaggagAGATACTCCATTTCAGTGACTAACACTGTCACacttgttgttaccttcgcattgaaaatgcggaaggttatgttttgatcgccgtgtatttatttatttatttatttgtatgcgtgttattcgcaaaactcaaaaagtattgaaccgaatcgcatgcaatttggtgggatgattgtttattatccggggaccagttgattagattttgggatcgatcgggtcaaaggtcaaggtcaaaggtcatgaacaggtcaaaatctttcgcagaactcaaaaagtattgaaccgaatcacatgaaatttggtgggatgattgtttattatccggggaccagttgattagattttgggatcaatcgggtcaaaggtcaaggtcatgaacaggtcaaatcttcttgaatcacatggaatttggtgggatgattggttattatccggggaccatttgattagattttgggatcaatcgggtcaaaggtcaaggtcaaggtcatggaaaggtcaacatcttttttttaccatagcacgatacatttttgtccaattggcatgcaactaatgccaaaatgttcataattcaatgcccaatcttgtgatatgcgaaggtatgcgctctaccgagtgcccattctagtttatttatttatttgtatgcgtgttcctcgcataacaaaaaaagttttaaaccgaatcgcatgaaatttggtgggatgattggttattatccggggaccatttgattagatgttgggatcaatcgggtcaaaggtcaaggtcatggaaaggtcaaaatcttctttttaccatagcgcggtacatttttatccaattggcatgcaactaatgccaacatgttcataattcaacgcccaatcttgtgatatgcgaaggtatgcgctctaccgagtgcccgttctagttgttgttgttgttgtgtctcaagaggtttattttgaaatcctaacggagctttttttgtgtgattCCAGTCACAGGACTTAATCTGTGGGGCGTGCTGGTGGCCACGGGAGCCGTGTGCATCGTCTACTGCGCTCTGGTTGGTACTGTGCATCCTGAAGAACATTATGTACCGTAATCAATCAATAAGCTGCGTACCAAAGAGTTTACACGAGGTTTATGATGCATACACACTATAATCCTAAAATCCAAGCATGAATGTATCTGTATTCCTCCACATATTTCTGTCACTGTTTCTTTCTGATTTGAATAGAATTTGATCTGCCTGCTGAACTAATGCAAGTTACTCTCTGCAAATGGTTTTCTAGGACGCCTTTTCAACTTCACCTGTTTATGGACTGAGGTCAAACTGAATATTTCTTTTGTATGCTTTCTCGTTTTTTTATTCTCAACATCACGAGCCTCATGGCGCTTTAGAATTAAGAACGCCTCGCGAAATTTCTTGAAAAGTGCCGATCGTGGTTTTTTGTGTCAGGGCGGTCTGAAAGCAGTGATCTGGACCGACGTGATACAGATGGTGATCATGCTGGCCGGTTTCGTGGCGGTCATCGCCAGAGGAGCCGTACTGCAGGGAGGCCTCGCCAAGATCTGGGAAGACGCCGGCCGAGGAGGCCGACTCGAGGCGTTCGAGTACGTCGACGGGACGAGTTCTGATCAGATCAATTAGTTTGCAGCCACATAAAAAAACTAATTGGCGTAACCTTCCTGTAAATGCTCCAGTGTACAACGAAGGGAGGGTCTCTGAAAGGCGTCATCGCGCCCTGCCTGACGTTGGTGATGATGTCCACATTCAACACACTCACGCGTCCGTTACCTTTCATCAGCTTCGACCCGGACCCCCTGAAGCGTCACACCTTCTGGACCATCGTGCTCGGCGGCAGCGTCATGTGGGCGTCGATCTACTCCATCAACCAGTCGCAGGTGCAACGCTACATCTCCTGCAAAAGCCTGGGACACGCCAAGATGTGAGCGCTCCTGCAAAGCAAACGCACATGGCGCCTTGTTGGCTCGCTTCCTCATTTtgccagggttcttacacattttgaccagtggatttccaggactttaaaccaaatttccatgaccaaactgaaatctcggtgtaaacatgaacaatttagaacattgtgcgtattgagagcctacgccggcttatattttgagcgtctttctttaaaaaccaTAAATAAGATATCAAGCATTTATTTTgggacgttaaacattgaatggagtCTCCAATGATAATAAGAGTGTTACaactatacatttttttaaaagacttgCAGAAGAGtagatgtcttttaaaaaatggacAATGCAAAATCCAGACCTGAGTTACATCCATCACTAAGTCTATCCCTAtcataacatttaaatatgtttgataAGTTAAGAGACTGCTGTATAATTTGCCCCAAAGAACATTTGGATCTGCAAGCTGTTAAAAGATGAAATCCTTTTTGTTAATAACGCCggtgttgaccccccccccccccccatattaattatttttaactcCGCGTAAATGTGTGATGATAAcacatgtccatgacttttccaaaacttttatgatttacgttttttccatgacttttccaggcctggaaatgaccattttaaaattccatgacttttccaggttttccatgaccgtacgaaccccgtttGTTTACTCATTTGAATCCCTCAGGTCTTTGTACGTCAACATGGTCGGCTTGTGGGTGACCGTGAGTCTGGCTATGTTTACGGGCCTCACCATGTTCTCCATCTACAAGAACTGTGACCCGCTTACAAACGGCGATATCGGCACCTACGACCAGGTAACCGCAGCTGTGTttactcatcatcatcatcgtcgtcatcatcacaTGGACGCCATTCTTCTTGTATTTTCGTTAATACTGCCAATCGCTTCTTGCAAACCAGATGCTGCCCTACCTTGTGATGGATATTTTGGCGGACTACCCTGGCATCCCCGGCTTGTTCGTGGCTGCGGCATACAGTGGCACCCTTAGGTGAGCTGACTAGGAAGtaggaacattttttttttttttttttttaaatcagaatttaaaaaaagctgtgTTTTTAAGGAAATGATCTTGTAGATAAGGAACAAAGGCGAAGGAAGGAATGCGCTGCCGACACCTGGGTTATGTTACTTTCCTGTAACTATTCTGAGACGATAATCTTATCCGCGTCCTGTAATCTGCCATTCAGATGAACCCGACTTCCTGTTCTGTGCGCTGACTGGCTCACCGTTTGTTTTCAGCACGGTGTCTTCCAGCATCAACGCCCTGGTCGCCGTCACCGTGGAAGACTTCATTCTTCCGGTGTGTAAAAACCTCTCGGAGAAGCAGGTGACCTGGATGAACATGGGCCTGAGTGAGTTCAAGGTTttgaggggaaaaagggaaaaacagtTTCCATATC
Proteins encoded:
- the slc5a8l gene encoding sodium-coupled monocarboxylate transporter 1, whose protein sequence is MVGTGGPVATFSVWDYVVFAGTILGASGIGLFQAIRGRKETSSAEFLLGGRQMTAVPVAMSLTASFMSGITVIGTPTEAYRFGVPFWLFGFSYAIMSVVTAEVFVPLFYRLGITSAYEYLEMRFSRPIRIIGTSMYIAQTALYTGLVIYAPALALNQITGLNLWGVLVATGAVCIVYCALGGLKAVIWTDVIQMVIMLAGFVAVIARGAVLQGGLAKIWEDAGRGGRLEAFDFDPDPLKRHTFWTIVLGGSVMWASIYSINQSQVQRYISCKSLGHAKMSLYVNMVGLWVTVSLAMFTGLTMFSIYKNCDPLTNGDIGTYDQMLPYLVMDILADYPGIPGLFVAAAYSGTLSTVSSSINALVAVTVEDFILPVCKNLSEKQVTWMNMGLSVFFGALCIGMAGVASVLGNVLQAALSIFGMISGPLLGLYLLGMLFRTSNSIGGLVGLILGLVLTLWVGVGSLIFPPTDEKTNPLQVSTVGCNSTLGPNFTTAAPWTSAATPQTHVRPPLADSWYSLSYLYFAVVGTLTTMVTGLLVSTITGGCKQEHRNPDLFVKMNDLICFGCRGQSEESDVAEKAATDFHLKAGDSTFKDFDPMVKDVEEATKL